From the genome of Ptychodera flava strain L36383 chromosome 20, AS_Pfla_20210202, whole genome shotgun sequence, one region includes:
- the LOC139119651 gene encoding histamine N-methyltransferase-like: MSSRQGKIVRKDKMAYERKLMVYYEEEYFQRYKTTMKYALDLDDQQQKSRASTFSNFRKDSELCVLAIGTSNGIKDAGIINVLLSSNNCVQYVVVDPSKCAINEFKHTSMAKQSEGHWEGVKFTFHQKTIEEYLDDSRKTKEQSKFDIIHAQHCAYFFPDPGQVFLGLYELLNKGGLLLNALCFGAWERAAEEMAKYYPYPTMNCNGSATLRQILHRQMPDTNIQYFSRKFAIKVDECFKEESSDGNMILDFILQILDTRKNTPDRQFSEIMSFFKDQCCYTVDGELLFDGDEEDIVIIRE, encoded by the exons ATGTCCTCGCGACAAGGCAAAATTGTTCGAAAG GACAAAATGGCGTACGAGAGAAAGCTGATGGTATATTATGAAGAGGAGTATTTTCAAAGATACAAAACAACGATGAAATATGCACTAGATCTCGATGACCAACAACAGAAAAGCAGAGCCAGTACTTTCAGTAATTTCAGGAAAGATTCTGAACTTTGTGTCCTAGCAATAGGGACATCCAATG GAATCAAAGACGCTGGAATCATCAATGTCCTGTTATCTAGTAACAACTGTGTTCAATATGTCGTCGTAGACCCTTCCAAATGTGCAATCAATGAATTCAAACACACATCGATGGCAAAGCAATCCGAGGGCCATTGGGAAGGTGTTAAGTTtacctttcatcaaaaaaccATAGAAGAGTATCTTGATGATTCGAGAAAGACAAAGGAGCAGTCTAAATTCGACATCATTCACGCTCAACATTGCGCTTACTTTTTTCCCGATCCTGGTCAAGTATTCCTAGGTCTTTACGAACTTCTCAATAAGGGAGGGCTGTTGCTCAACGCTTTGTGTTTTG GTGCTTGGGAGAGAGCAGCAGAAGAGATGGCGAAGTATTATCCTTACCCGACCATGAACTGCAACGGATCGGCAACTCTTCGACAAATACTACACCGACAAATGCCCGACACCAATATCCAGTATTTTTCCAGAAAATTTGCCATCAAAGTAGACGAATGCTTCAAAGAGGAGTCTTCAGACGGAAATATGATTCTTGACTTCATACTGCAGATACTTGACACCAGAAAGAATACACCAGATAGACAGTTTAGTGAAATCATGTCGTTTTTCAAAGATCAGTGCTGCTACACCGTCGACGGGGAGCTACTTTTTGACGGTGATGAAGAAGACATCGTCATCATCAGAGAATAA